Genomic DNA from Naumovozyma dairenensis CBS 421 chromosome 11, complete genome:
caattcataactaatattttgaatgatttggaaaattctATCACAATATACATGGAAAATGAACTAgaaaatgttgaaaatCCCATTGCAGGCTACTTCATCActttatcttcaatattatcaagacAGGTAGGTAACGAACTTGATGAGAATTGTACCGCAACTATAGCGCAAAAATGTATTGACCTAACGATTAAGAATTGGGATGCCATGCGAGATATCGTTTGCCATGATTCATCAGATGGTCTACTACCAGAACGCTTTTTAACTTTGAAGGAAATTTCTGATCAAACAGTGACAAGTTTTTCATTTAGATCTATCAaagaatcatcattattgttGGAACTTATTATTAGCAAATTCAGGTTATCAGataatcaattatttaatataggTGAGATattaattgaacaattattcaatatcCGTCATAGTGGTGCCTTCCAATCTGTATTACCCACGTTCAAAACATTCTGTAGAAGATGCCGTAAAGACAATTACAAACAATTAAATACGTGGCTAGACTCAATATTACAACAAATGGAAGTTAAAAAACAACATATTACCAGAAGATCGGGCGGATTACCATTTTTGATTACAAGTATATTGAGTACAGAAACGGATAAAACTCACCCACAATTAAAATATacttttgataaattagcCTATATCGCCTCTATACCAGTTGTAGAATTTCAAGATAAGTTAGATTTACCACAAGTGAATGCATTTAATTGTATTAAAGctattttcattgattcAAAACTATCTGAACCGTGTACACCATATGTTTCTGAAGCTGCAATGCtatcattgaaatatttcaattcagATATATGGGCTTTACGAAATTGTTCCATCATGTTGTTTActtcattaaaaaatagaatattTGGGAAAATTGGACGTAGTATGAATGCTCGTTTGTTTTTCAGTAAATTTACTGGATTAAGAGATATTTTACATGCGACGTTAAAGCAATCAGTTCAAAAGGGATCCAAATTTGGCGCTAGTGATAACATCGAATCAATCTTcttaatattgaatatcttATTACAACTGAAACCAACTCCAGGATATGATGGGTTAGatgattttattgatttgattATCGAGTGTCTCGGAAACAAGAACTGGAAAATAAGGGATATTGCAGCTAGAACAtatatttccatttcttcCGAATCTAGCCACATTATAATTCacaaaatttcaaatacgCTAAGTGTAAGGGAAGAGAACAAGTTACATGGTCATTTACTGGCCACATATTATCTGATTGAGAATATTTTGGTGCCAGAACATTTGGAAACTGaacaattagaattattgaCATTACTAATCTCGAAAGTATCACCCATTCTCTTGCAAAATGTTTGCTATATTACAGCAAAGACGTATGTTCAGTCAATACGTATTTTATTAGAATCCCTTACTGAAGTACCAAGGGAATTATTGTTTAAATTTATACAAGCTCTGGGAAACTATTTTATCTACCATAATTCAACCTTTGCAATAGATGGAAGTAAACAACTATGCCTTTCAGAAATCTTGGAAGTTCTATTGTCATATGAAAACGAACCAAATACTTTGGATTTGTGCTGCTTAGGATTGGAATCTCCATTTTACGAAGTTAAATCAACAGCCCTAAAATTTGTCATTGAAAAGATCGACTTTAGAAGGACTAAATTGTCTCCAACTCTCGCCATAATcttgaaagatttattcTATGAtaacaatttattatctacGGTGAAACCCTTGATAATGCAAGCATTTACGAAAGCTGATATATCTTTGTCCTTCGCGGAGCTTATGGTCATCGTCAAGGGGAATACAAGTGAAGCTATGAAGTTAATGGCCATAAAATCACTGGGTCCACAAATAAACCGAGAAAACATTTCTTTATCCCTGCAGATTTTTGATCAGTATTTGACAGATGACACGCCATCCGACTTCAGAATGGCGGCCCTAGAATGTTTAATGAATTGTAGCGAAGTTTGGAAATCGGCAGAATTATTGCTACATGCATATTCCTCATTAACTGACGATGATCCTGACATACGTGATTTCACAGCTAAAGTTATTAACGAACAACTGTTTGGAAGAAGTGGCTGCAGTATTGATCAAAACCCAATTATCACATCTAAACTCTTCCTTCCCGAAGTTTACAAAATTCTCCCTGCTAGAACAGTTGCTGCTGCTATATGGACCAGGATTCTCTATTTCTTCAATCAATTCGACATTTTTAGCACCAACACTGTAGCTTCCAATATTTTGTTTGAGaatgaaaaagataatCAATATAGAGATATAGTTGACTATATTATggatttattgaaaatagatATATCAGGGGCGGTAGCGAAGGAAATAAAGGATTTTGGTGATGCTgtgttgaaaaatttgaacgCTTTTTTAATCGGTAAAAGTAACAAGAAACAGTTGGTATCTTGGTTTCATAATCCGGATGTCTTTGTAAGACTGgtcattattatgaagGTATTTGAATCGACCCATGATAAACAATCAACAGAAATACTGAATATATTGAACGAAATTGATCAGAATTCTGGGGGTATACTTAATGAAACCATTATGAGCATGTACTAGCCTCAGTTTCAGAATTAAAGAGAATAACTAGAGCTGCCCAAGAACGTTGAGAGTATAGAAAAGGGTAATATACCCAACTTCCTTTTACAAGcatgaagaaacaaaataattcaacatgccttaaaatattaataactCTTCTTAGACGATATTAGATGTATATAGTATTTAGGAAGTGAAATTTATGACATTAGATTTTATTACCTTAATCTCCTTCTAAGCTCGGTTACTTCCAGCgtctttcaaaatctttTGTAAAATAGTTTGATATAGTTTTAGAATAGAGttgaaaacaaacaataaaatttgCTTGGATAAGAGGTCAAAACCTTAACTTTTTAAAGGCAGAGAGTAGAATGATAGGTTCTTGcgaatatattatttggttGCTCTCTTTTATTTAGTACgtataaaataataattgattaaagAACACATACTTCTCTGTGACACTTAAACATGACAGATTATACTTTGTTACCCCAATCAGATATTCCAAAAAAACTGTTGTATTGAGGGCTCGGATCAGTGCGGTTTCAGTGGCGAGATACTAAAGTTAAATACTTAATATAAAGACTTGCAGTGGAAGCGACTTCTTAAGTATGCGAGTATCTGcttaattcaattatcgTTATTCTTCTTGTCCTATTtagtatataattataaacatatataattattaaggACATAGTATTGGGATCTTATTAAGATCATCTTACTCGATATTTATACGTTTCTAAAACGTGTTTATTATCGAGGATTCTAGTATACAATTCTGTCGATCAGTTTGGCTTATTCAACTTCATTAGTTATTTCCTCAATGGGTAATTTCATGTATTGTGATTGGGTGTGCATCATGTTTCAAGTTAGTTCATGTTTCAAGTTAGTTCAAGTTAGTTCATGTTTCAAGTTAGTTATTCTATATCGGATGCGGCACTCGTATACCGAGATGCAATGGTAGGGGAAATCCGGTTATTGATATCGGATGGCGGGTTAATCGAGTTTGACCTAAAGTAATGATTTCACAATACCAAAAAACCAAGATATTAAGACTCCATGGCCAAGCTGGTTAAGGCGTGCGACTGTTAATCGCAAGATCGTGAGTTCAATCCTCACTGGGGTCGAATaatgttttttcttcttcaaatgatctttaatttttacCGATAGAAATACTCATTTACTCAACATTGACTAGTTGAAGAATCCAATTGGACAGGCGACATAGCGGATTGGAGTGTCCCttctttataattatttgatcacaacatttttttgttttcagCCTAAGTATCCCAAGATCTTTTACGGAAATCGAATTAACGATGCTATCAACAAATAGCGCATAAGAGAGAGAATGCTCGACGAAGAGAAGCTTGTTGAGGTATGGAAATTGATCTGTACCTTTTTGAATCAAAATAGTCTAACCGTATTAGCAAGAGTCTGTAAGCTTTTATCCCAAAAAGTTGCAAcatttgaattatataaatcTATTCGAATTACAAGAGAACCGATCCTGATATCAGCCAAATGGTATTTAGACTGTAACGAAACATACGTGGGAGGTTATAGGACAAATAGGAGAAAAACAGCAGAtcaaaatgatatatttttgtatgACGAGATTGAAAGATTAATGGAATCTCCCCATCTTGCCAAGATAGAACAATTGATCATAGTAGAACATCCTTTTTACGATGAAGCAGCAGGTTTTGATCTTTTAAGATCTCTGCttgaaaagattatagCTATTGGCAACATACGAAAGTTGCAAATTCAGAATGATGCACTAATGAAAAGGTTTTATTGCAGGTACCTTTCTTTACCTCATCTAGAAGATATTTGTATCTTACATGAAAATGTGTTATTGAAAACTCACCTAATACATAATTTGAAGCACATAGAATTGAGGATCAAAACTAACACACTTTCAGAAACATCTGCCGTACCGCTGAAAAAAACATTATATCATCTTCCCATGGAAGGATCATTATACGTTCATGACCAAGGCGAATCTAgtttatcatttttcaaatattgcCATGATCATAACATAATTATCCCACAACTAAAGTCGTTAAAGTTTGTACACATACATGATCATGGTAATGATGAGTTATCTTGTGAATTTTTGCAGGAAATCATCAATCTGGCAGCAATAGAGGCTTTGGAGATGGTTCTAGGATGCGATAATGAATCATGTGAATGTGTAGAAAATTTCTTACAAGATTTGGCACCCCAATTATCTCATCTCAGATGTCTAAGCTTAAATAAAGGCAATACAAATGCAAAACATTGCCACAGcttagaagaaaaatgggATCTTTCGATTGGAAGGTTTATACTAGCGTTACCGAATAAAGCTACCAACCTTAAGAAGTTAATTATTAGTCATTCCCCGCCTTTGAATGGATTTTCTGATGATTCAGTAGACGGTAACTATATTCGTCGGCGAACATTATTTTCTCACATTCTACCCGAACTAACATCATTAGAAGTTTTAATTGCACCGACATTTTTGAAGTCGCTGAGTTGTTACGAAGTACAAATGTGTGATCTATTATGGAATGGATGTGAATGCGAATTTTGTAGAAAGTGGTTACCGATGTTTGATAGTtaccttcatcatcatgagtttctttcaaaaaatgaaggAGAATATAAAGAACTAATACCGACTGTTTTCCTCTCGTTCGCAGCAGATGCGttgtttcaaagatttGCTGTACAACAAATATGGGACATTGATACACTTAAAGCAAACCCTATCGATAATAAGTGGGGCTTCCACGAATACGATGATATACGGCATTTTTCAGATTATGAATGCCATTTTGATGAACgtttatttaattcattagtGGTCTTGATGACGCATTTCCTAAACGGTTATATGGATTACCTTGTCAAACATTTGCCGAATTTACGAACAGTAATGATGGCAGGTATATATTATACTGTAATCCCTTCTACTAAAACCTATAAATGTGTTTCTTAATTAGTTAGAAGAACTATATAGATGTACATACAAAATTCgaagaaacattttttcTGTTAATGagcaaaaacaaaaatccTTTAAAGGTCGAgtatttctaattttttttaaaggaaCTTCACCACACCCAGACACCAGATGGGAATATCGAATAGTGAAATTGTTTGGGTAAAATAGAAAATTGGACTATCAGGAAATATTCAGCGAGAGCACTTTAGATTGAGAATACTCCCTTTCGAAGTAGGAATAGTTTTGAAGGGAGGCaaaaaattgtttctttataatATCTACTATTTAGcgttgattttgaaatcaagTTAAATTTCATAGGGAGGTAATAAGAAGGCGTTTACCCTAATTTGATTGGACCTGtaaaaattatcaatactCATCGAAGATAATTGGCATACATCAACACATACTGTATGGAAATATTGATTATCAAGCAAATTATTCGCATAAATTATCCCTtccaattttaaaaataactaaaaaaagaagagtAATATTCAACACCTGTTGTTCTTTcatgtaaatataataacaaacCAACAAGAACATATTATAATCAGGGAAACATTGAATTAGATGCCATTAAAAAGTTCTaagataatatattttaaaagaatacGATGGTCTCAAACAAGGAAATTGACTTATATTACAGCTACACCACTAATAATTCGACCGGCTACAACGGCCAATGACAGTggaaacaacaataaacCGAATGTGGTACATAAAGGAGGCTTCTCGCGACCCACAAATGATCAAAACGATCTCAACGcaatgaaaaattggtCAAATGAATTAGTAATGAATCCGAAGGTTAGTACTGAAAGTCCTAAGGCAATAGTTAATTCTGCgagtagtagtagtaagGAGGTCGACAATTCGAATATAGGAACCACATTCAAGTTCATTTCAAATGAACGACAAATATGCGATGAACTCGGAAAACTAATATTTGATGTTTTAAAAACACAAGGTCTGAAAGAGTGTGATATTTCCAGACCATTTCAAATGcttataaataaatatcgAGACGAAGACAAGATCTTTCCgttaaaatatatacttcCGCTACTACGGTATGTAAAACCTAAAGGGGATACACCAGATCTTATATTATGTCACAAACTATATGATAGCTATCGGCCTTATATGGACTTACTGAAACAAAACGATTCTATTTCATATTTCGAATATATATCGATGATgattaaaattgaatacAAACTGAAAAACTTCCAGACATGCGAAAAGCTATTTTCTGAATACATCCAATGTAATCAACCCAAACAAGAGATCTTATTAGTAGGCttgaaatcatttattgcaaataataacattcaATTAGCGAAAGAATTTTATATCCAAGTTTTGACGAATGAAGATAACTTCCCGATGACATCATGGGAATTATATGGTTTTCTAAAGGAACTTGATAAGTATTCAGATTTCACTACTATCGATTGGGCTTTCAAATTATGGATTCAATTAAAATGcaaaagaacaaaagatataaaGGAAATACCGAATCATAAAACTCTTCAACTAATACATAAGGCATATCTAATGACAAACGATATTGTTGcattaaaaaaattttggGAACTAGATGCTATCAAAAGTTCAAATTATCGAAAAAATATACTTTCAGAGATTACtgaatttattcaaaatatatataaaaacaaaCCAAACACATTGGCCAACCCATATTGTAATACTATTCCAAAAGACAATActgtaaataataaaattgaaaattccCATTTATCTGCTGGGCAGATTGAATActttttgaagaaattacctaatgataatgctcttgcaaaaaataatagcaaactgaattataataataataatgaagaaatatctTGTACGCGCTACAGGTTCTATGAAATGCTTTTAAAGGCCTACATAAAGACGAACAATTTAATACAAATGAAAGAGATTTTAATACTGGTctctgatgatgaaaaacTGCCTTCACATGAGAAACCATCATTACATTTTCTGATTTTTCAACtatttatgaaaaatggATCATTTAAGGAATTATACCCTTATTTCAGgcaattaattaatgaagataaattacCTTTAAAAcctgaatattttttccttgtATGGGAATGTGCAATTCAAAGCTATCCCATGGAATGGGTTAAGTACTGGTCTAActtgaaaaagaaattattaactgGAAATAGTGATATGAATGATGCTGAAACCACGCATAGTTATATTAGTATCTTTCCCTGGTTAAAtggatttattaaaaaatattctcaagtatatgaaaagaaaataaatggAAGTGAAACGATAAATGTTTCCTCATTAAgagaagatgaatttagAAATCTAGAGAAATTCAACGCTAgtttgaaaaaaaagaagtatAAAGAATGtgaattaattatattaaattcaattagaGATGGTAAAAAACCACATTTCgaattttattatcatatctTAAAGCGATGTTTAATGAAAAGTAAATCGGATCAAATACATGCGAATACGATAAAATATGATATGGAAGAAAATGTTATGTTAGCTCGATTGGCGGATGATATCATACGAAATTCGTATCATTATATCCCGTTGAAGATGGATATTTTATGGTTAAGGCGAGAGATTGAAGTATTgtttgaattaaataatccTAAAACTAATAGTTTAAAATCTGTTAATTTTAATACtgaaatattaaatcaaatGAGATTGATTGATAATAAACTAAAAGACTTTATTAAGCTCCATGAATTACAAAtgaatttccaaaattatcttcaattatcaaatatttgtATTAAAGTTCGTCATTATGAATTAAGTAAGTTTATACTTACTGAAAAGGCAAGAAAGATTATCGATGCAAGTAATTCATTTCAATGGagtttatattatatgGAAATAATAAGAGTTCATTGTTTGACAATCGATGCTACATCTgttttacaaaatttaaaagagTGGAATGATAACGTGAATGCAACGATCCGATCGAGAGATATTATACGAAATGTTAAAAACTCactgaaatatttttcatcatctcaTGTGGATAAAGGTTCCATTAATCTTGAAGTTCAAAAGGAAATTTATGATGAAGTCGAAAAATTGACACGAcaatttattgataataagaTAGATGGACGTAAACAATTAAAAAGACTTTGCAATTTCCTACCCACTTGGCTAGATACAGAAATGGGAAAACGAGAAGAAAGTTAAGATCGAGCTTGTGTATAATATTAAACTCATACAGAGCATTATTAATCATTAGGTAAAAGAGACGCAAAAAGAGATAGACTAGAGTCACATCATGTAAAAGCACACAATTAGATAGacttaaataaaaaaaaagagatAATTAATTAAGCAAAAAGAGCATAGATTTTGTATAGTTTTAAACTAATGAATATACAATCAAAAGGAAGACCGATGGGAGTTCAACCTTGTAAGGCGCTCATATCCATATTCTTCAAAGCATCCATATCCATACCCTTTAACATTTCACTCATGTCAACGCCTCCTGGAGCACCACCTCCCATACCCATTGGCaattcttcctcttcctcttgttcatcttcatcaacCCATTTATTGAAGTCGGTCTTTATATTAGAATACTTAATCTTTTCCTTGGTTAATCTTGGCCAATAGTCTGTCTCTAAATCTTGCTTAATCAATTTAGCAAAGAAATGTCTCCCATTTGCCACCTTAGTAATGGAATCCTTTGATGCAGGGTCAATTTTCTTATAAAAATCAATATGTAATTTATACGTatgttcttgttcatcaCCAACGTGGCCCTTTGAAGTGGCAGTCAAATCTAGGGAGTCCTCATTTATGGAGACTTGTGGATCTTCACAATCTGGGATGGAGATAGTTAAAAGGATGTAATTTTTCTCATGAATTTTGGCATTGGATCTTTGAGCCCATAGAACTTCTGGATTTAAAGCAGTAGAGTTCATTATGATATGTACAGAATAGTTTATAGTAGTGctttaatatatcaaattGCTTTTGATATGTTAGTTTTGTTGCTCCCTTTGAGTTTTCTTGTTAATGATTGGTTGAACTTGTTTTAGTTCTCCTTATTTATACAATTTCgcctttttttttttttattttcatttagCGGATATAGATAGAATACAGCTTTCGAAAGATTATAGAATAtggaagaagataaaagaagatataagaacaagaagaaggagaGTATACAATATTATACGATTACTTAAGATAAAACttgcaaaaaaaaatatcaattaaaaaattatgcAACCAACATTGACTAAATTGGCCAACAGGGTCattcaaaatcaaagaatatttcaaaaatctACGAAACCATTATGGTGGAGACATCCTAAGTCGGCATTCTATCTATATCCATTTTATGGATTATTAGCTGTTGCTGTAATTGCTCCATTAACTTATATTCCAAATGCTATTATGGGTATTAAAGCTGAAAAGAGAGAGGcttgaagaattatcaCTGTATAAGATGCTATGATATTCTTCTATTATT
This window encodes:
- the TRM732 gene encoding tRNA methylation protein TRM732 (similar to Saccharomyces cerevisiae YMR259C; ancestral locus Anc_8.811), with protein sequence MEEQIQCIKQLLLETNPSNFDKDSNTLNNENLFNEFINSFQILFNLLQKNESNINNKLRVTLIDSFSIWLSRSTQIISNKNIESKVYSQSIAKNLLTEKNINYIFQYIIDFWIDGGSPLMNALTDLFKKLLTLLKSLEQIFDANFHTILLKWLDEILRIPSSLRVQYYLINILAYEKIDLYRIIEQQPEFIESCLSLLNINSLANPVGKCLTSVLINIYHNHYQGCDHQGFEKNWLKLWKDPLFKQLEDEDYTKPIGLYILIPLFRKLPSEAYSLFIRESSYKNFPTRLISILKVSQELFIEEDFNIENLISLNELKLLLTIDRFKLSIFEILTYSNKKSKEIPSYIFPIIQNNLKSFFQDQNIESRNYFCSSFKNFILRMKDSSYSLHRDMKKLQKAKKFPVEEQEKRKKIDEYKSFLIWLIKFLKLQLIPGSSYERVLLSLQLLITLVESGLDSNVPEKFLSLQTKDSQKFWVFQKSLFQDKALFQLLLCNITNTYNDIRQLSKYLLSIAFDKDLIAPLSRVNNREELTTELISIAKNNLKVYQDCETKGASILEFLFIISEDKYQFITNILNDLENSITIYMENELENVENPIAGYFITLSSILSRQVGNELDENCTATIAQKCIDLTIKNWDAMRDIVCHDSSDGLLPERFLTLKEISDQTVTSFSFRSIKESSLLLELIISKFRLSDNQLFNIGEILIEQLFNIRHSGAFQSVLPTFKTFCRRCRKDNYKQLNTWLDSILQQMEVKKQHITRRSGGLPFLITSILSTETDKTHPQLKYTFDKLAYIASIPVVEFQDKLDLPQVNAFNCIKAIFIDSKLSEPCTPYVSEAAMLSLKYFNSDIWALRNCSIMLFTSLKNRIFGKIGRSMNARLFFSKFTGLRDILHATLKQSVQKGSKFGASDNIESIFLILNILLQLKPTPGYDGLDDFIDLIIECLGNKNWKIRDIAARTYISISSESSHIIIHKISNTLSVREENKLHGHLLATYYLIENILVPEHLETEQLELLTLLISKVSPILLQNVCYITAKTYVQSIRILLESLTEVPRELLFKFIQALGNYFIYHNSTFAIDGSKQLCLSEILEVLLSYENEPNTLDLCCLGLESPFYEVKSTALKFVIEKIDFRRTKLSPTLAIILKDLFYDNNLLSTVKPLIMQAFTKADISLSFAELMVIVKGNTSEAMKLMAIKSLGPQINRENISLSLQIFDQYLTDDTPSDFRMAALECLMNCSEVWKSAELLLHAYSSLTDDDPDIRDFTAKVINEQLFGRSGCSIDQNPIITSKLFLPEVYKILPARTVAAAIWTRILYFFNQFDIFSTNTVASNILFENEKDNQYRDIVDYIMDLLKIDISGAVAKEIKDFGDAVLKNLNAFLIGKSNKKQLVSWFHNPDVFVRLVIIMKVFESTHDKQSTEILNILNEIDQNSGGILNETIMSMY
- the SBA1 gene encoding Hsp90 cochaperone SBA1 (similar to Saccharomyces cerevisiae SBA1 (YKL117W); ancestral locus Anc_2.455), with the translated sequence MNSTALNPEVLWAQRSNAKIHEKNYILLTISIPDCEDPQVSINEDSLDLTATSKGHVGDEQEHTYKLHIDFYKKIDPASKDSITKVANGRHFFAKLIKQDLETDYWPRLTKEKIKYSNIKTDFNKWVDEDEQEEEEELPMGMGGGAPGGVDMSEMLKGMDMDALKNMDMSALQG
- the ROY1 gene encoding Roy1p (similar to Saccharomyces cerevisiae YMR258C; ancestral locus Anc_8.810), which translates into the protein MLDEEKLVEVWKLICTFLNQNSLTVLARVCKLLSQKVATFELYKSIRITREPILISAKWYLDCNETYVGGYRTNRRKTADQNDIFLYDEIERLMESPHLAKIEQLIIVEHPFYDEAAGFDLLRSLLEKIIAIGNIRKLQIQNDALMKRFYCRYLSLPHLEDICILHENVLLKTHLIHNLKHIELRIKTNTLSETSAVPLKKTLYHLPMEGSLYVHDQGESSLSFFKYCHDHNIIIPQLKSLKFVHIHDHGNDELSCEFLQEIINLAAIEALEMVLGCDNESCECVENFLQDLAPQLSHLRCLSLNKGNTNAKHCHSLEEKWDLSIGRFILALPNKATNLKKLIISHSPPLNGFSDDSVDGNYIRRRTLFSHILPELTSLEVLIAPTFLKSLSCYEVQMCDLLWNGCECEFCRKWLPMFDSYLHHHEFLSKNEGEYKELIPTVFLSFAADALFQRFAVQQIWDIDTLKANPIDNKWGFHEYDDIRHFSDYECHFDERLFNSLVVLMTHFLNGYMDYLVKHLPNLRTVMMAGIYYTVIPSTKTYKCVS
- the PET111 gene encoding Pet111p (similar to Saccharomyces cerevisiae PET111 (YMR257C); ancestral locus Anc_8.809) → MPLKSSKIIYFKRIRWSQTRKLTYITATPLIIRPATTANDSGNNNKPNVVHKGGFSRPTNDQNDLNAMKNWSNELVMNPKVSTESPKAIVNSASSSSKEVDNSNIGTTFKFISNERQICDELGKLIFDVLKTQGLKECDISRPFQMLINKYRDEDKIFPLKYILPLLRYVKPKGDTPDLILCHKLYDSYRPYMDLLKQNDSISYFEYISMMIKIEYKLKNFQTCEKLFSEYIQCNQPKQEILLVGLKSFIANNNIQLAKEFYIQVLTNEDNFPMTSWELYGFLKELDKYSDFTTIDWAFKLWIQLKCKRTKDIKEIPNHKTLQLIHKAYLMTNDIVALKKFWELDAIKSSNYRKNILSEITEFIQNIYKNKPNTLANPYCNTIPKDNTVNNKIENSHLSAGQIEYFLKKLPNDNALAKNNSKLNYNNNNEEISCTRYRFYEMLLKAYIKTNNLIQMKEILILVSDDEKLPSHEKPSLHFLIFQLFMKNGSFKELYPYFRQLINEDKLPLKPEYFFLVWECAIQSYPMEWVKYWSNLKKKLLTGNSDMNDAETTHSYISIFPWLNGFIKKYSQVYEKKINGSETINVSSLREDEFRNLEKFNASLKKKKYKECELIILNSIRDGKKPHFEFYYHILKRCLMKSKSDQIHANTIKYDMEENVMLARLADDIIRNSYHYIPLKMDILWLRREIEVLFELNNPKTNSLKSVNFNTEILNQMRLIDNKLKDFIKLHELQMNFQNYLQLSNICIKVRHYELSKFILTEKARKIIDASNSFQWSLYYMEIIRVHCLTIDATSVLQNLKEWNDNVNATIRSRDIIRNVKNSLKYFSSSHVDKGSINLEVQKEIYDEVEKLTRQFIDNKIDGRKQLKRLCNFLPTWLDTEMGKREES
- the COX7 gene encoding cytochrome c oxidase subunit VII (similar to Saccharomyces cerevisiae COX7 (YMR256C); ancestral locus Anc_8.807); this encodes MQPTLTKLANRVIQNQRIFQKSTKPLWWRHPKSAFYLYPFYGLLAVAVIAPLTYIPNAIMGIKAEKREA